In the Cryptomeria japonica unplaced genomic scaffold, Sugi_1.0 HiC_scaffold_84, whole genome shotgun sequence genome, one interval contains:
- the LOC131058060 gene encoding putative germin-like protein 2-2, whose product MAGDPDPLQDFCVADEESNVLVNGFVCKDPMQVSANDFFFRGLGQAGNTDNDVGSNVTMANVKQIPGLNTFGISLVRIDYAVGGINPPHTHPRATEVLVLLEGQLLVGFIDTSNKFFSKTLEKGDVFVFPKALVHFQQNVGHENAVAIAGLSSQFPGVQTIANSLFAANPPLPDSVLSKAFRITQELVNYIQKKFAY is encoded by the exons ATGGCAGGGGATCCGGATCCCTTGCAAGATTTCTGCGTTGCAGATGAGGAAAGCAACG TTTTGGTGAACGGGTTCGTTTGCAAAGACCCAATGCAAGTTTCAGCAAACGATTTCTTCTTCCGGGGACTTGGGCAGGCAGGGAACACCGACAATGATGTGGGCTCCAACGTAACGATGGCGAACGTTAAACAGATACCAGGCCTCAATACGTTTGGAATATCGTTGGTCCGCATCGACTACGCAgtgggtggaataaatcctcctcacacacacccaagagccaccgaagttcttgttttactggaaggccagcttcttgtgggtttcattgacacCAGCAACAAATTTTTCAGCAAAACTttggagaagggagatgtgtttgtgtttccaaaggcacttgttcatttccagcagaatgtggggCATGAAAATGCAGTGGCCATAGCTGGATTGAGCAGCCAGTTTCCCGGAGTTCAGACAATCGCCAATTCTCTGTTTGCGGCGAATCCCCCTCTCCCCGATTCCGTTTTGAGCAAGGCCTTCCGCATCACCCAGGAACTGGTgaattacattcaaaagaaattcgcatactaa